The sequence cggtcgtccacatcaatgctgagcatttccacttcctcggaagcagagagctcgagcattgggacctgatcgtgggcagaagaagccgcgacgcaggcttctgcaccactcacagtaggctcgggatcctcaaacaaagaatgagaaagtgccggagcagtctcattctcatctgcaagatcccgctgcgaaccccacgatctcaatcgccgcgctgcctcaacagacacgggaccagaaccgtggggaacgcgagcctgaccgtgctcatcaaagcacacCAAcagggagcgcagcactctcaggggtagtgcttcacagctttcacaggcagatccctcgagagctgcctgtgcgtgctgcgctcccaaacagttcacacacaaattgtgcgtgtccctacccgtaataaaacgagggcaggggtgcacgcacttcttgaactgttcggtggccattattcttttaaataggacaaacaacaccaaataagacaaacaatatacatagagcgcttgctgaagagcgaaagctaatgtgtgtgtgtgtgccggcgtcacttttatgcatccggttataccgtcacatgttacgtcatgacgcaacaccaatcaagattggaatagttttattcatacttcagaggcgcacgctaaggagcgttccccaaagagtcgttttcaacgacgcagtgcgagttccctcggaagggaactagcATACCTGTAAAGGTCACGTTCCATTTTAAGGGAGTCAAATAATTCCAAAACCTCCCTTAATCTATACATACAGTCAAGCTGTGCTATGCACTTGCATCTATTTTGTTAATGCAagtaaatttcccttaatgactTTTCTACTTAAATGTCTCCCTAATTTCACAGGAGCTGAAGGGGAAGATGGATGAACTACAGCCACTGATTCCAGTGCTAGAGCAGTATAAGACTGATGCCACACTCATTTCCCAGTTCAAAGAGGAGATCAGGAACCTGTCTCTAGTGCTGACTGCTATCCAGGAGGAGATAGGAGCATTTGACTATGAAGAACTGCAGCAGAGAGTTCTTGGCTTAGAGGGAAGACTGAGGAACTGTATGAACAAACTGAGTGAGTTTCAAAATTTAACATAAAACGTAACATGACTTTAACATTGAGGTATGATATGTGTATTTAAACTGAGAAGTCTGGGTTAAAAATGCTCTTGATGTGTTGTAGATGTGTTGACATGATGTGTTGACATGATTATGTAAATTAGTAGTTGACATCAAATATTTTTTGGAAGCTGACCTGCCCCGCATTGAGAATGCTATATACACCATCTAcattaaattctgtaattttttacactcaaatttaaaagctcaccattcacacatactgtggacaaattataaaaaatattggtCTAATTGTTCAGAACCCCCCAAATAATAAAtgactccaattattcataaataatataaagtatatgtttacaatcttatgataagCAGAaagttcgtttttttttttttttttgtcctaatTTTGTagacatgtaattctggttctgtttgctCTATCTACCACAAAAAGTCGTACTTCAtttcactagatggcagcaagtactaggaaaaatatatttttctctatcaccttccatcacaaaatgcaaATGTGAATGTGACACTAATGCATTTcaaccctcacagatgtgcttgtccatagacattcagtgtaattttcatttcatttacctcccccattgtttcattgaatatctcggcctctgagtggactacaaatATTTTATTGAGTAGTCGATAATATATATTTCCTGACGATTTGTTTGACATACTTGTCCTGCTGGAAcgtatattttgttctggacatcaaagatgtaacattggattattcacccaagcaagctcagagacaaataaaaaattgctatttttttttttagaaaactgccTATGGTAAAAGCAGGTAAAGTTTTTGTCTACTTTGaacttacagcagcagttatctgagaataaaagaaataaaacagaaatgtcttacagaaataaaaatgtcactttgtgattctgttaaaaaaaatctttcaaactgtggtattagaaATATGGTATAAGTCACAATCCGGAGAATGAGAgatttcatttgatttatgaCTTGTATATTTAGGTTCTGTGTGGAAAGattttttatattaatcttttttcatattcacatttctactacatTTCTAGGTGGCACTTTGTTTTCATACGGATGTTAACAgccctttttttatataaaaaaaaatgcaaaagtgatggttTTCTATGAATAGTTCAGATTCcaagctttcaaacaataccccatatgcCTTACTTATTTTTACAGCGGAAATTAATGTTTAAGTGTAAATTTAGTTTGCAATACTGTGCCCCCTTATGACCCTCTGGCGGATCCATAGAGTTCAAGGGTTTAATTCAGGGTCAACATggaatatttgtctttttttaaattgttctgTCACAacgcaggaccatttaaaatgaagcaGTGTTGgccaaaaagtaataaaaaattgtgaaacacactttcccttatacgttcatataaaacaaaaaaatgcattatacGTAAACGACCCAATTATGAAAGAATTTGcattttgtgacattatttataATTCTCCATTCTGTCAGCCTGTGGTAAGCTGATGAAAATCACAGGGCCCATCACCGTAAAGACATCAGGAACAAGGTTTGGAGCGTGGATGGCAGACCCTCAGGCTTCACCTAAGAACAACAAGGTAAGACATGGATATGCACATAATGCCACATATATATCATGTATTTGAGGTACCATTCAtgatacaaatgcaaaaacaaaaacaaagaaagttATTCATTAAATTTGTGATGATCTGATAAAGGTTTGGTACATGGACAGCTATTCAAACAACAAGATCGTCCGTGAGTACAAATCGATAAGTGACTTTGTTGCTGGGGTTGAGTCAAGAACATACAATCTTCCGTTCCACTGGGCGGGCACTAACCACGTGGTTTACAATGGCTCACTATACTACAACAAGTACCAGAGTAACATTATCGTCAGATACAGCTTTGAAAGTGGCCGGATCACGACACAACGAGCACTCGAGTCTGCTGGCTTCCACAACGTCTACCCCTACACCTGGGGTGGATTTTCCGACATTGACCTGATGGCTGATGAGCTTGGCTTTTGGGCTATATATGCCACCAATCAGAACGCAGGGAACATAGTGATCAGTCAGCTAGATCCTGTGACCATCCAGGTCCTGAACTCTTGGAACACGGAATACTCGAAACGGAATGCAGGTGAGTCCTTCATGATCTGCGGAACTCTATACATCACCAACTCCCATCTGACTGGGGCTAAGGTATACTACTCTTATTCCACCAAAACTTCTACCTATGAGTACATTGACATCCCCATCCATAACCAGTACTTTCATATGTCCATGCTGGATTACAACGCCAGGGATCGTGCACTTTATGGCTGGAACAATGGCCACCAGGTATT comes from Xyrauchen texanus isolate HMW12.3.18 chromosome 9, RBS_HiC_50CHRs, whole genome shotgun sequence and encodes:
- the LOC127649458 gene encoding noelin-3-like; amino-acid sequence: MRALFVVLKPLCFLALLGYSPSATIGPKEGWQVYSSAQDADGRCICTVVAPEQSLCSRDARSRQLRQLLEKIQNMSQSIEVLNLRTQRDFQYVMKMESQMKGLRSKFRQIESNRRTLLTKNFQELKGKMDELQPLIPVLEQYKTDATLISQFKEEIRNLSLVLTAIQEEIGAFDYEELQQRVLGLEGRLRNCMNKLTCGKLMKITGPITVKTSGTRFGAWMADPQASPKNNKVWYMDSYSNNKIVREYKSISDFVAGVESRTYNLPFHWAGTNHVVYNGSLYYNKYQSNIIVRYSFESGRITTQRALESAGFHNVYPYTWGGFSDIDLMADELGFWAIYATNQNAGNIVISQLDPVTIQVLNSWNTEYSKRNAGESFMICGTLYITNSHLTGAKVYYSYSTKTSTYEYIDIPIHNQYFHMSMLDYNARDRALYGWNNGHQVLFNVTLFHIIKTDDES